A window of the Streptomyces griseochromogenes genome harbors these coding sequences:
- a CDS encoding SDR family oxidoreductase, producing the protein MTKLANSVALVTGGSRGLGKALVEELYARGAGKVYATARDPRTITHPDAVPLALEVTDPASVAAVAERAQDVTVLINNAGAATGARLLDAPLDAIRTEFEINYYGPLLLTRAFAPVIERNGGGHILNVHSVLSWLSDGSGYSSTKAAMWSQTNGLRLELRPRGIDVTGLHMGYVDTDMTAGIEAPKANAHDIAVAALDGVEAGAYEVLGDDITRWAKGALSGDVAAMYEQFAA; encoded by the coding sequence ATGACCAAACTCGCGAACTCCGTCGCCCTCGTCACCGGCGGCAGCCGGGGCCTTGGCAAGGCGCTGGTGGAGGAGCTGTACGCCCGGGGCGCCGGCAAGGTCTACGCCACCGCCCGCGACCCGCGCACCATCACCCACCCCGACGCCGTCCCGCTGGCCCTGGAGGTCACCGATCCCGCCTCCGTCGCGGCGGTGGCCGAGCGGGCGCAGGACGTGACCGTGCTGATCAACAACGCCGGAGCGGCCACCGGCGCCCGTCTGCTCGACGCGCCGCTGGACGCCATCCGCACGGAATTCGAGATCAACTACTACGGCCCGCTCCTGCTCACCCGCGCCTTCGCGCCGGTCATCGAGCGCAACGGCGGCGGTCACATCCTGAACGTCCACTCCGTGCTCTCCTGGCTCTCCGACGGCAGCGGCTACAGCTCCACCAAGGCGGCCATGTGGTCGCAGACCAACGGCCTGCGCCTGGAGCTGCGGCCCCGCGGCATCGACGTCACCGGACTGCACATGGGGTACGTCGACACGGACATGACGGCGGGCATCGAGGCGCCGAAGGCGAACGCCCACGACATCGCCGTGGCCGCGCTCGACGGAGTCGAGGCGGGGGCGTACGAGGTGCTGGGCGACGACATCACCCGCTGGGCCAAGGGTGCCCTGTCCGGCGACGTGGCCGCCATGTACGAGCAGTTCGCCGCGTAG